The Anas platyrhynchos isolate ZD024472 breed Pekin duck chromosome Z, IASCAAS_PekinDuck_T2T, whole genome shotgun sequence genome includes a window with the following:
- the LOC101794806 gene encoding tubulin polymerization-promoting protein family member 2 isoform X1, translated as MPVGLPWQSHGTEMPLAAPFLLQNTSSKMSGVEDAFHKFAVYGDTAASGNEMTGKNFSKMCKECGVMDGKAVTSTDVDIVFNKVKTKGARTITFAEFQQAMKELCGKRFKGKSPEEALQAVYGLIEGKEPGSAGTTKATKVGGVERLTDTSKYTGSHKERFDESGKGKGLAGREDLTDNSGYVGAYKGAGTYDKTH; from the exons ATGCCCGTTGGGTTGCCATGGCAGTCCCATGGCACAGAGATGCCCCTGGCGGCGCCATTTTTACTGCAGAACACCAG CAGCAAGATGTCTGGGGTAGAAGATGCTTTCCATAAATTCGCAGTATATGGTGACACAGCTGCCAGCGGCAACGAGATGACCGGGAAAAACTTTTCCAAGATGTGCAAAGAGTGTGGGGTGATGGATGGAAAAGCTGTGACCAGCACTGACGTGGACATAGTATTCAACAAAGTCAA GACCAAGGGTGCCCGCACCATCACCTTTGCTGAGTTCCAGCAGGCCATGAAGGAGCTCTGTGGTAAGCGCTTCAAGGGCAAATCACCAGAGGAAGCACTGCAGGCTGTGTATGGCCTCATCGAGGGGAAGGAGCCAGGTAGTGCAGGCACCACG AAAGCCACCAAGGTTGGTGGGGTTGAGAGGCTGACGGACACTAGCAAATACACTGGCAGTCACAAGGAGCGCTTCGATGAGAGTGGCAAAGGGAAGGGTCTTGCTGGCCGCGAGGACCTGACTGACAACAGCGGCTACGTTGGTGCCTACAAGGGAGCAGGCACTTACGACAAGACACACTAG
- the LOC101794806 gene encoding tubulin polymerization-promoting protein family member 2 isoform X2, with translation MPLAAPFLLQNTSKMSGVEDAFHKFAVYGDTAASGNEMTGKNFSKMCKECGVMDGKAVTSTDVDIVFNKVKTKGARTITFAEFQQAMKELCGKRFKGKSPEEALQAVYGLIEGKEPGSAGTTKATKVGGVERLTDTSKYTGSHKERFDESGKGKGLAGREDLTDNSGYVGAYKGAGTYDKTH, from the exons ATGCCCCTGGCGGCGCCATTTTTACTGCAGAACACCAG CAAGATGTCTGGGGTAGAAGATGCTTTCCATAAATTCGCAGTATATGGTGACACAGCTGCCAGCGGCAACGAGATGACCGGGAAAAACTTTTCCAAGATGTGCAAAGAGTGTGGGGTGATGGATGGAAAAGCTGTGACCAGCACTGACGTGGACATAGTATTCAACAAAGTCAA GACCAAGGGTGCCCGCACCATCACCTTTGCTGAGTTCCAGCAGGCCATGAAGGAGCTCTGTGGTAAGCGCTTCAAGGGCAAATCACCAGAGGAAGCACTGCAGGCTGTGTATGGCCTCATCGAGGGGAAGGAGCCAGGTAGTGCAGGCACCACG AAAGCCACCAAGGTTGGTGGGGTTGAGAGGCTGACGGACACTAGCAAATACACTGGCAGTCACAAGGAGCGCTTCGATGAGAGTGGCAAAGGGAAGGGTCTTGCTGGCCGCGAGGACCTGACTGACAACAGCGGCTACGTTGGTGCCTACAAGGGAGCAGGCACTTACGACAAGACACACTAG
- the LOC101794806 gene encoding tubulin polymerization-promoting protein family member 2 isoform X3, with translation MSGVEDAFHKFAVYGDTAASGNEMTGKNFSKMCKECGVMDGKAVTSTDVDIVFNKVKTKGARTITFAEFQQAMKELCGKRFKGKSPEEALQAVYGLIEGKEPGSAGTTKATKVGGVERLTDTSKYTGSHKERFDESGKGKGLAGREDLTDNSGYVGAYKGAGTYDKTH, from the exons ATGTCTGGGGTAGAAGATGCTTTCCATAAATTCGCAGTATATGGTGACACAGCTGCCAGCGGCAACGAGATGACCGGGAAAAACTTTTCCAAGATGTGCAAAGAGTGTGGGGTGATGGATGGAAAAGCTGTGACCAGCACTGACGTGGACATAGTATTCAACAAAGTCAA GACCAAGGGTGCCCGCACCATCACCTTTGCTGAGTTCCAGCAGGCCATGAAGGAGCTCTGTGGTAAGCGCTTCAAGGGCAAATCACCAGAGGAAGCACTGCAGGCTGTGTATGGCCTCATCGAGGGGAAGGAGCCAGGTAGTGCAGGCACCACG AAAGCCACCAAGGTTGGTGGGGTTGAGAGGCTGACGGACACTAGCAAATACACTGGCAGTCACAAGGAGCGCTTCGATGAGAGTGGCAAAGGGAAGGGTCTTGCTGGCCGCGAGGACCTGACTGACAACAGCGGCTACGTTGGTGCCTACAAGGGAGCAGGCACTTACGACAAGACACACTAG